In Pseudonocardia sp. DSM 110487, the sequence GAAGAACGGGATCATCGGCACGGTGAAGACGGCGAGCCCGATCACCCGCATCACCGCGAGGCCCTCGATCTTGTTGCGGCCCAGTGCGCTCATGACGAACCCGAGCACGGGCGCGAGCACGCCGGCCATGAGCGCGATCGGCACGGAGAGGACGAGGGTCCGCGCGTCGACCCGTCCCGAGATGGCCAGCGAGGCGAGCACCGAGAACGTGGTCAGCACGATCGTGACGCCGGCCCGGTAGGCGGGGTAGGTCATCGGCGGCACCGGCGTCACTCGGAGTGCGGCGAAGGTGTTCTGGTCCCGTTCGTCCAGCAGCTGGAGGGCGAGGACCGCCCCCAGCAGCAGGGGCGGGCCGAGCACGCAGAACGCGCTGATGATCGCCGAGTGGTACGGGACGAGGTCGAACGCGTAGGTGCGCTCGATGTAGCCCGTGAGCGCGGGGAGGAACCAGAGCGCGGCCGCGTACAGGAACGGGCCGAGCATGACCGTCACGAGCATGCTGTCGCGGCGGACGGTGCGCAGGTCGTTGCGGCCGAAGGTCGCAATGGCGCCCATCACCGGCCTCCCTCGGACGTGATGACGTGGCGGTGGAAGACGCGCCGTGCGAGCAGGCACAGGCCCGCGATCCACAGCACCGGGTAGCCGAGCGCGTACACCCATTGCCCCGTCGAGAGCTCGACCTGGTGGAAGGCGGCGCCGAGCAGCAGCAGCGGTCCGTCGGTGGGGACGAGGGCGAACGCGAGGTGCGGGTAGAGCCCGGAGTAGCCGATGATGGGCGTGTTCATGACCGCGAGCACGAGCGTCGAGGGCAGGATCCACTCGCTGATCGACGGGAACAGCGGGGCCGTGACGAACCCGGCGAGCAGCATCAGCAGGGTCATCAGGACCACGCCGGCGAGGAACGGGAACGGGGCGACACCCGGCCCGTAGTCGACGAGCACGACGACCACGCAGGTCACGAGGGCGAGCGCTGACATCGTCAGCAGCTTCGCCGTGAGGTAGTGCCGGAACCGCAGCGGCGTGGTCAGCAAGGCGAACACTGTGCGCTCGCCCTTTTCGAAGAACACCGCACCCGCGATGAAGAACATCATGAACGCCAGGTCGGCCATGAGGAGGTACGGCATGGCCGGCCCGACCAGTGGGTCGGGAACCAGCTGCAGCACCCCGATCCACAGCAGCACGACGAACGCGGTGGCGTACCAGAAGCCGTAGCGCCGCTGGAGGTGGAAGTCCATCCGCACGGCGGTGGCGAGAACGCCGTTCATGCGAGGGACCTGCCGGTCACGTCGATGAACACGTCCTCGAGGCTGGCCTCCTGGCTGTGCAGCGCCTCGATGTGGTGCTCGCGGGCCAGCGCGCGGAAGGTCTCGTCGTCGGCGAGGCCGTCGAGCGGGAAGTCCTTGTGTTCGAGGTCGATCCCGTTGCGGTAGGTGACGCGCACGGTGCGCTTGCTGCGGCTGACCTTGTGCTCGGTGGGGGTGTCGAGCGCGGCGATCCGTCCGTCGACCACGAAGGCGACGCGGTCGCAGAGCTCCTCGGCCGTGGCCATGTCGTGCGTGGTGAGGAAGACCGTGTGGCCCTGCTCGCGCAGGTCCCCGACGATGTTCTTGACCCGCCGCGCGTTCACCGGGTCCATCCCGGAGGTCGGCTCGTCGAGGAACAGCAGTTCGGGGCGGTGCACCAGCGCGCGGGCGAAGACCAGTCGCATCTGCATGCCCTTCGAGAACCGCCCGACTCGGGTGTGGGCGCTCGCGGCGAGGTCGACCGCCTCCAGCAGGGCCATCGGGTCCTCGGTGGGGCCGGAGTACAGGGAGGCGAAGAACTGCAGGTTCTCCAGCGCGGTGAGCTTCTGGTAGTGGTTGGGCAGCTCGAACGAGACGCCGATCCGCTGGTAGTACTCGCTTCCCCAGTCGGCGGGGTCGCGGTCCCACACCGCTACCCGGCCGCCGTGGCCGGTGAGCAGCCCGGTGAGGATCTTCTGGGTCGTCGACTTCCCGGCGCCGCTCGGCCCGAGGAAGCCGAACACCTCGCCCCTGTCGACGGCGAAGCTCATCCCCGTCACCGCCGGCTCGGCGGTCTTCGGGTAGCGGAAGGTGAGGTCGTCGACCTCGATGACGGGCATGCGAACTCCTGGTGGGCACGCGGGTATGACGCGCCGACCAGGCTTCCCGGCTCTCCACGGCCCTGTCGGACCGACGGCGAACGGTAGCATGATTTCAAAGATTTCTGAAAGGTGATGAGAACATGGGTGACAGCAGCGAGGTCGCCGAGCGCCTCGCGCTCGCGCTGAACCAGAACGGGATGCAGCGCATGATCGCCCGTGTGCTCGCGGCGTTCCTGTTCTCCGACCGCGAGTCGGTCACCGCGGCCGAGCTGGGCGAGACGCTCGGCGCGAGCGCCGGGTCGATCTCCGGGTCGATCACGATGCTCCGCACCGTCGGGCTGATCGAGCCCGCCCCGGTCCCGGGGAGCAGGCGGGCCCACTACCGGATGCGCGATGACGCCTGGGCCACGATGATGAGCAGCCAGAACGCGATGGTGCAGGTGATGCAGGAGATCGCGGAGGCGGGAGTCGCGAGCACCCCGCCAGGAAGCCCTGCGGCGCGACGGCTGGAGCGGATGCGGGACTTCTACGCCTACCTGTTCGCCGAGCTCCCCGCGCTCATCGAGCGCTGGAAGGAACAGCAGGACACCTGACCCCGCTCACCTGCCGCACGGGTAGTCCTTGACGCGCATCGAGTCGTGCAGACGCAGGCCCTTGTTGTTGGCCTTGGCGACGGCTCGGCTGATCGGCGTGGGCAGGGCGGTCAGCAGGCGCGCGCCGCCCACCAGCGCCCTGACCCCCAGTTGCGAGGTCGGGATGAGCGTCTTCGCGACACCTCGGGCGAACGCGCGGCTGCGCCGGACGAGCTCTCCCATCTCCCGCTCGTAGGCGGGATAGGCGCGCTCGTGGTCGCCGCCCGCGGCGGCCAGCTCGCCTGCGAGGACGTAGGCGCCCAGGACGGCGAGGCTGGTGCTGCCGCCGACCGCAGGCCCTGGGCAGTAGCCTGCGTCGCCGACGAGCGTCACCAGGCCCCGTGACCAGGAGTCGAGCTGGAGCTGGGTGATGGAGTCGAAGTAGAACGTCGGCGTGCGCTCCGACTCGCGGAGCCATGCGTCCGCCTCCGGGTGCATCCCGGCGAAGGCAGCGCGCAGCAGCTCCTTCTGCCGCGGCACGTCGCGATGGTGGTAGTCGAGCTCGTGGTCGCTGCGGAACAGGAAGACGGCGCGGGCGTCGGTCAGGTGCGGGGCGCTGTAGACCGCGGCCTCGCGGCCGACGCCGATGTGCATGCGCATCTGCCCGTCCCGGCCGAGATCCTTGGGTACGGACAGCACGGCCAGGTAGGCGCCGGCGAGGTGGGTGTGGCGCGCCTCGTCGCCGAAGACGATCCGCCGGACGCCGGAGTGCAGTCCGTCGGCGCCGATCACGAGGTCGAACCGACGGTGCCCGCCGTGTTCGAAGGTCACCGAACCGTCGGGGGCGATCGCGGTGATCCAGTCGCCGAAGACGTACTCCACGTCATCGCGGGCGGCGTCGTGGTAGATCTCGCTGAGGTCGTCGCGCATGATCTCGACGTGGCGGTCGGACGCCGCGCTGAACACCTTGATGAGGTCGATCTCGACCGATCTCGCCGTGCCCTCTCGCGTCACGATCAGCCGGTGCGTGCCGGTGGCGAGCTCCTCGATGCGATGGAGAACCCCCATGCGCTCGGAGATCTCCATCGCGGGACGGAACAGATCGACCGCATGCCCGCCGGACTTGCGTGGCGTGGGGGCGCGCTCGACCACCGTCACCGCAAAGTCGTGACGGCTGAGCCAGTAGGCGAGGACAGGACCGGCGATGCTCGCGCCTGAAACGAGGACTCGCACTCCTCACGCCTTCTCCGCCCGGACGAACCGCTCGATCTCGCTGACCGGTATGTCGCGGCCAGCCGGTCGGAGGTAGCGCGCCGCGTACTGCGCCGGGCCGACCTGCTCCCGCTCGACCCAGCCGTATTCCCGCAGCAGCGCGGCGACGTCCGGTGGGGCGATGCCGAACTTCCAGACGTCGTGCCTGCCGGTCATCCGCTCGCGCAGCCGCCCGGCGCCGTAGAGGTTCGTGCCGTCCAGGAAGTCCGCACGCACGTAGGTGAAGATCAACCGGCTGCCGGTGGGTGCCTTCGCGAGGAACGTGAACGTCGCCCGGACCGACTCCTCGGTGAGGTACTGCGTGACCGCCTCCCAGACGAACAGGGCGGGCCGACCGCCGTCGAAGCCGGCCGCGGACAGGACGGCGGCCAGGTCGTCGACCTCGAAGTCCACCGGGAGCACCCGGACCCGCTCAGGCGTGCGCCCGTAGATCGCCCGCAGCCGGCGCAGCTTGTCGTCCGTGTTGGCGCGCTGGTCCAGCTCGAAGGCGTTCGCCCCGGCCGGGGCGACGAGCCGGTACGCCCTGGTGTCCAGGCCGGCACCGAGGAACACGACCTGCTCGATCCCTGCGGCGAGCGCATCGGCGACCGCGTCGTCGGCATACCGCTTGCGGCACAGCATGGCGCCCCACATCCCGGGCGCGGACCGCTCCGTCGCGCGCACCAGCAGGTCGCGCACGGGCCGCCAGCGGCAGGCCCGCACGATCCACTGCACGGCGGGCGGGAGGAACCGCACGGCCAGCTCGTCGTCGAACAGCCGCTGTCGCTGCGGTGTGTACCGCTCCGCTGCCGCGATCACCATCGGGCCGAGGGCGGTCTGAGCGCTCGCCGACCTGCCGTTCACGGGCGTGTTCTCCTCGTCGTGTCGTTGCCGGAGGGCAGTGGTGGGGCAGTGGCGAACACGTCGTCCAGCCACGAGAACACGGCATGGGCGGTGCGCATCCGGCTGCTGTGCTCGCCGTCGACGAGCTCCAGCCCGTCGCGCAGGATCCCGCCGAACGCGGACAGCGACTGCACCTGCCGCTGCACGACCCGGGCCCATGCGGCGTCGTCGACGCGGTAGTACACGGTGCGCTCGCCCGGCCTGGTGACCTGGCCGAGGAAACCGACCGAGGTCAGCAGGCGCAGGTTGGTCGTGAGCGACGCGCGGCTGGCCCCGATCGCCTCGGCGATCTGCGCCGCCGATTGCTCGGGGGGCACGCACACCGTCAGCCAGCCGAGGATGCGCCCCGCGATCAGCGGAAGCCCGTCCTGGTCGGCGCAGTACTTCGCGATGCGTTCGACCCACTCCAACACATCCGCACTCGGAGGATCGCCGTTCACTTCTTCCACCTTCGGCCCAAGCTGCTAGCGATTTCAGTCATGACTGAAACATGGTCGATCGCAAATGTCCAGGGCGGCCGGGCTCCGCTGTCAGGAAGGCGTTAAGGTGCTGGGCGGTGTGCCGGGAAGTCTGGTCGGCGAGTGGATCGTCGACGCCTTCCTGAGGAGCAGCAATGGCCCCGCCCGCCCGTTCCACCCCGTCCCTGCTCGCGAGGCGCAGCTGGCCCGAGGTGCGGCGGATCGGCGACATCCTGCGCGCGGAGACCGTGGGGGGCATCCTGCTGGTCGCCGCCGCGGCGGTCGGGTTGGTCTGGGCGAACTCGCCGTGGGGCGAGGCCTACCGGTGGCTCGCCGACCTGCGGGTCGGGCCCGCCGCGTGGCACCTGGACCTCACGCTGCACGCGTGGGCCGCCGACGGCCTGCTCGCGATCTTCTTCTTCGTGGCCGGGCTGGAGCTCAAGCGCGAGTTCGTCGCCGGTGACCTTCGCGACCCCAGGCGCGCGGCGCTTCCGGTGGCCGCCGCGGTCGGCGGGATGGCCGTTCCCGCGCTGATCTACGCGTCGATCAATGCCGCTGCGGGACCGGACGCGCTGGTCGGCTGGGCGATCCCGACCGCAACCGACATCGCCTTCGCGCTCGCCGTCCTCGCCGTGATCAGCACCCACCTGCCATCGGCCCTGCGCACGTTCCTGCTCACCCTCGCCGTGGTCGACGACCTGCTCGCGATCACGATCATCGCCGTCTTCTACACCGAGACGTTCGACTGGGGCCCGCTCGCGCTCGCGCTGATCCCGCTGGGGTTGTTCGCGGTGCTGGTGCAGCGGCGGGTGCGGTCGTGGTGGCTGCTGCTGCCGCTGGCGGCCGCCACCTGGGTGCTGGTGCACGAATCGGGCGTCCACGCCACCGTCGCCGGGGTCCTGCTCGGGTTCGCAGTGCCGGTCATCCGCCGCTCGCCGGGACCGGGGCCGGGGCTGGCCGAGCACTTCGAGCACCGGTTCCGCCCGCTGTCGTCCGCTGTGGCCGTGCCGATCTTCGCGTTCTTCGCCGCGGGTGTGACTGTCGGCGGCGCGGCCGAGCTGGGCGCGAGCCTCGGTGACTCCGTCACGCTCGGGATCATCGTCGGGCTCGTGGTCGGCAAGCCGGTCGGCGTCCTCGGCTCCACCTGGCTCGTGCAGCGGTTCACCCGTGCCCGGCTGGCCGACGACCTCGGCTGGACGGACGTGCTGGGGCTCGCGCTGCTCGCCGGTATCGGGTTCACCGTGTCCCTGCTCATCGGCGAGCTCGCCTTCGGCGAGGGGAGCGTGCGCGACGAGCACGTCAAGATCGGAGTGCTCCTCGGGTCGTTGCTCTCGGCACTGCTGGCCACCGTCGTGCTGCGCGTGCGCAACCGGCGCTACCGGCGAATCTGCGTGGAGGAGGAGCGGGACACGGACGCCGACGGTGTGCCCGACGTGTACGAGACCGACCAGGACCGGGCCTGAGCTCGATCCGCTCGCCGCTGCGGGGTGGTGGCTCGACGTGGGGAAACGTACGATCGAGGTAGGGCGCGCCGGGAAGGCTGGTCGGCAGCAAGTGCCGACTGCGCGAAAGGCCCCGGCGATGACCGCATCGTCCACTCCCGGTCACGACGATCACGACGCCTTGTCGGAGTGGGAGCGCCGAGCCCTCGCCGACATCGAGCGCGGCCTGATCGCAAGCGACCCCCGCCTCGTCCGGGAACTCAGCCGCCGACGTAGGTACCGCTCGGCGCCACGCTGGTGGCCGGTGTCGGTTCCGACCACTGGCCTCCTGCTCGCGGGGTTGCTCGTCCTCGTGCTGGTCGGCGAACTGCTGCCGGCGTCGTGGTGGGCCGTTCTCGGACTCGTCACCGTGCTGGTCGTCGTCCCGTGGCTGTTGCTGGCCGCCACCGAGAAGAACGGTTGGGACTGAACCAGCCCCTGATCGGGGGCGGGCCGCGAAACGAAGGATGTGGAACTGTGCTCACGACAGTACTGATCGTGATCGTCGCGCTGGTGGTGCTGCTGGCCGGCAGCGGTGTTCGGATGGTGCAGCAGTACCAGCGGGGTGTGGTCCTGCGTTTCGGGCGGCTGCTGCCCGAGGTGCGGCAGCCGGGACTGCGACTGATGATCCCGGTCGCCGACCGGATGGTGAAGGTGCCCGTCCAGACCATCGTGCTCGACGTCCCACCCCAAGGCGCGATCACCAAGGACAACGTCACGCTCAGCGTCGACGCGGTGGTGTACTTCCGCGTCACCGACCCGGTCAAGGCCGTGGTCAACGTCGAGAACTACCTGGGTGCCATCTCCCAGGTCGCGCGGACCTCGCTGCGGTCGGTGATCGGTCGCGCCGATCTCGACACCATGCTGTCGGACCGGGAACAGGTCAACGCCGAGCTGCGCGCGGTGATCGACACCCCGACCGACGACTGGGGGATCACCGTCGACCGGGTCGAGATCAAGGACATCGCCCTGCCGGAGGGCATGCGCCGCGCGATGGCGCACCAGGCCGAGGCCGAGCGCGACCGGCGCGCCCGGGTCATCTCCGCCGACGGCGAGTTCCAGGCCTCGGCCCGCCTCGCCGACGCGGCGCGGGTCATGGCCGACACACCCGGCGCGATGCAGCTGCGGCTCCTGCAGACCGTCAGCGACGTGGCCTCGGACCAGAACAGCACCCTGGTGATGCCGTTGCCGGTGGAGCTCCTCCGCTTCTTCGAGAAGTCGAGCGGCGAACGAACCGGTTCGGCGTCCGCGGATGTGCCGATCCCCCTGCCGCAGCCTGCCGCCGCTCCCGGCCAGGAGCGCTCGCACACCGACGGTGAGGAGCCCGGGACGCGTGCGGTCACCACAGATCAGGAGGCAGGTCCTCGGTGAGGTCGTCCAGCTCACGGCGGGTTCTGGCCGCGTAGGCCGCCTGCATCCGCTCGTCGAACTCGACGATCGTCAGCCGCCCCAGGCATGAGCGTGATCACGTCCGACCTGGCGCGGATGCGGGTTAGGGTTTCCGCAGGGTGTGCCGGGAAGTCTGGTCGGCGACGTCGTTGTCATGCATACGGAAGACCGGAGCTGCCGTGCAGGAACGCCGCCCCGTTACGCCGATCAGCGAGTTCGCGCGCTTCCTGCGCACCGAAACCGTCGGCGGGGTCGTGCTGCTCGTCGCCACGGCTGTCGCATTGATCTGGGCGAATTCGCCCTGGTCACACGCCTACGAAGCGTTGCGCGGCACCGTGATCGGGCCTGGCTCCCTACATCTCGACCTGACGCTGGCGAAGTGGGCGACGGACGGCCTGCTGGCGGTGTTCTTCTTCGTCGTCGGCCTCGAGCTCAAGCGTGAGCTGGTGATCGGTGAACTGTCGACGCGGAGCCAGGCGCTCCTCCCGGTGGCGGCCGCGCTCGGCGGGATGATCGTGCCGGCCCTCCTCGCGTTGTTCGTGGGCTGGGGCACACCGGGGGTGGAGCAGGCGTGGGCGATCCCCGTGGCCACCGACATCGCGTTCGCGCTGGGGGTGCTGGCGGTCGCCGGTTCGGCCCTGCCGGTGAGCGCGCGTGTGTTCCTCCTCGGTCTTGCGGTCGCCGACGACCTCGGCGGCATCATCGTGATCGCGTTCCTGTTCAGCAGCGGCCTCGACGCGCTCTGGCTCGGCGCCGTCGTGCTCGCCGGCGCCGGGTACTGGTGGCTGCAGCGCAGGCGAGTGCGTGCCTGGTGGCTGTACGTGCCGCTCGGCGTGTTCACGTGGTTCGCCGTGCACGAGGCCGGCGTGCACGCCACGATCTCCGGAGTTCTGCTGGGCCTGCTCACCAGGGTGAAGGCCGACCCGGACGAGGAGTTCGCGCCCGCGCTGCGCCTCGAACACCGGCTCCAGCCGTGGTCGGCAGGGCTGTGCGTGCCGGTGTTCGCGCTCTTCGCGGCCGGGGTTCCGATCGGCCCGGATGCGCTGCGGGCGGTGTTCGTGGAGCCCGTCGCGCTCGGTGTGCTGGTGGGCCTGCTCGTCGGAAAGATCATCGGGATCTTCGGGTCGTGCTGGCTCGTCATCCGGCTCACACCGGCCTCGCGACCACGTGGTCTGAGCTGGTGGGATCTCGCGGCGGTGTCGATGCTCGGCGGTGTCGGTTTCACCGTGAGCCTGCTGATCGCGGAGCTGTCGCTGGCGGACCAGGGAGACCTTCTCGACTCCGCGAAGGCCGCCGTCCTGCTCGCCTCGGCCGCGGCGTCGGTGATCGGAGCGGCGATGCTCGTCCGCCGGGTTCGCGTGCGGGCACGGGAGAACGGGGACGACGCCGCCGAGGCTGCTTGATCGGCGCGGCACGCCGGTGCGCCTGAGCGGCGTCCGGCCGACCGCCGTGGAAGGATGGCCCGCGACCAGCGAACTCGGACGGATGAGCAGGAGGACCGCGGTGCCCAGCCCGACCAGCTCCGGCGGCGGGGACGTTCCGCCCGTCCTGCCGTCGATACCGCTCGCGCCAGAGCCCGTCCGATCGGCGGACGAGCAGTCGATCGGTGAGCTCGTCCGGCAAGCGACCACGCACGTCTCCACGCTGGTTCGCGCCGAGGTCGAGCTGGCCCGCGCCGAGATCACGTCCGAGGTGAAGAAGGGTCTGCAGGGCAGCATCTTCTTCGTCATCGCGCTGACGATCCTGCTGTTCAGCCTGTTCTTCGCGTTCTTCGCGCTGGGCGAGGTGCTCGACATCTGGCTCCCGCGCTCCGCCGCCTTCGGCATCGTCTTCGGGATCATGCTGCTCGCGGCCGCGCTCTTCGGCTTCCTCGGCTACCTGCGCGTCCGCCGGATCCGCAAGCCGGAGCGCACGATCTCCTCGCTCAGGGAGTCGGCGCAGGTGCTCGCCCACCGCGGTCACGACGAGGACGCGCACCCCGAGCTGACGGCCCGCCGCTGACAGCGCCCGCCGGGGGGCGCTAGGTGCGTCCGGACGCGTCCTCGCTCCGATTGCCCGGTCCATGGACGCACCGCGCCGTGTCGGCCAACGGGATCCGGCTGCACGTCGCGGAATGCGACGGCGGTGGGCCCCTCGTCGTCCTGCTCCACGGTTTCCCCGAGTTCTGGTGGGCGTGGCGCCACCAGCTGCCCGCGCTCGCCGATGGCGGCTTCCGCGTGGTGGCCGCCGACCTGCGCGGCTACGGCGAGTCCGACAAGCCGCCGCGCGGGTACGACCTGTGGACGCTCGCGGGAGACGTCGCCGGGTTGATCAGGGCGCTCGGTGAGCCGAGGGCGCACGTGGTCGGGCACGGCTGGGGCGGACTGGTCGCCTGGACGGTGACGGCGCTGCACCCGCGGCTCGTGCTGTCGCTCACCGCGCTCGGCGCGCCGCACCCGCTCGCCCTGCGCTCCGCGGTGGTGCGCGATCCGCGAGGGCAGGGCATGGCGACGGCCCGCTACGCCGCGGCGTTCCAGCTCCCGCGCTGGCCCGAGCGGTCGTTTCGGCGGGACGGCGGTGCGCGCGTCGAGCGGATATTGCGGGACTGGTCGGGATCGGAGTGGGACGACTTCGCCGAGTCGGTGGGGCACTACCGGCGCGCGAGCCAGGTCACCGGCGTGGTGCACTGCGCGCTCGAGTACTACCGGTGGGCGGCGCGGTCGCAGCTGCGGGCCGAGGGGCGGCGGTTCGCGGCCGCGGTGGCGAGGATCCCGACGGTGCCGGTGCTGCAGGTCAACGGCGCCATCGACCCCTGTGTGCTGGCGCAGACCGCGGCGGCGTCGCACCGGTGGGCCGGATCGGAGCACCGCATGCACGTGATGCCCGCCACCGGGCACTTCCCGCACGAGGAACACCCCGCCGCCACGACGAGCCTGCTGTCGGAGGCCCTACTGGCCTCGTGAGCGGATACGCGCGCTCCAGCACGCGTATCCACTCACGAGGGGTTGGCCGGGGCCCTCTACGATCCTGTGACGTGCGCGTTCTGGTCGTCGGGTCCGGTGCTCGAGAGCACGCCATCGTCCTTGCCCTCGGGCAGGACCCCGGCGTCACGGCGCTGGCCTGCGCGCCGGGCAACGCCGGCACGGCCATGGTGGCCGAGCAGCGGGGAGTCGACGCGGCGGATCCCGCCGCGGTGACCGCGTTGGCCATCGACTGGCGTGCCGACCTCGTCGTGATCGGGCCGGAAGTGCCGCTCGTGGCGGGTGCCGCCGATGCCGTGCGCGCCGCCGGGATCCCGTGCTTCGGCCCGAGTGCCGCGGCCGCCCGGATCGAGGGCTCGAAGAGCTTCGCCAAAGAGGTCATGGCCGCGGCAGGCGTCAACACCGCGACCTCGGTCGTGGTGGACAACCCCGCGCACCTGGACTCGGCGTTCGCCCGCTTCACCCCGCCCTACGTCGTGAAGGACGACGGGCTGGCCGCGGGCAAGGGCGTTGTGGTGAGCTCCGACTTCGACGTCGCCCGTGCCCACGCGAGCACCCTCCTCGACGGCGGGCACCCGGTGCTGCTGGAGTCCTTCCTCGATGGGCCGGAGGTGTCGCTCTTCTGCCTCGTCGACGGCGAGACCGTGGTTCCGCTGCCGCCGGCGCAGGACTTCAAGCGCGTCGGCGACGACGACTCAGGGCCCAACACCGGCGGGATGGGGGCGTACGCGCCCCTGCCGTGGGCATCGCCCGACCTCACCGATGAGCTGGTGGAGAAGGTGGTCGCGCCCGTCGCGGCGGAGCTGGTCCGGCGCGACACGCCGTTCAGCGGGCTGCTCTACGCGGGTCTGGTGCTGACGGGGGCGGGTCCGGCCGTCATCGAGTTCAACTGCCGCTTCGGGGATCCGGAGACCCAGGTCGTGCTGGCGCTGCTGCGCAGCCCGCTCGCCCGGCTGCTGCTCGCCACGGCCACCGGCCGGCTGGCCGATGAGCCGCCGCCGCAGTGGGCCGACGGCGCCGCCGTCACGGTCGTCGTGGCCGCGGAGGGTTACCCCGGCCCGCCCCGGGTGGGCGATGTGATCACCGGCTCAGAGGGCGCCGGCGTCCTGCACGCGGGCACGCGTCGCCGCGACGACGGCGCCGTGGTGTCGTCCGGTGGGCGGGTGCTGTCCGTGGTCGGAACCGGCGCTGACCTGCTCGCCGCCCGCCAGGAGGCGTACGACCGGTTGGAGCAGGTGCACGTCGCCGGTTCCCACCATCGGACCGACATCGCCCTCCGTGCGGCCCAGGGTGAGGTCTCTGTACCCGCTCGTTCGTGAAATTGGGTCCTCCGAACAGGTGACATTTGCGATCTCTTGTCGTACGCTCCGGCGCGTGAAGCGCAAGCTCATTGCCCCGAACGGGGCGAGGCGTGCCGGCCAGGGGTCGCTCTCAGCGACTTGCACCCGGACGGGTGGCGCGCCAGGGTCTGCGCACCCGGGGTGATCACGTCGTCGCCGCTCCCCACGACGGCTCCCTACTGATCACGTCGGGTCCGATGTTCGCTCCCCCGAGAAACATGAGGACTCGAATGACCAACAACGCACGGCCTCGACACGCAGCCCCGAGCCGCGCGTCGAAGATCGCCGGGCGCGCCGCGATCGGCGTCTTGGGTGCGCCGATGGCGATGATGGCCGCCGCCGGACCTGCCGCGGCTGCAGCCACCGACGCGCACGTCACCGACGACAACACCGGCGCCGACCTGCAGCTGGCAATGGTCGGGTCCGTCCTGCCCGGGTTGGAGGCGCTGGGAGTCGAGGGTCTCCCCGCGCCCGACCTGGCCACGGA encodes:
- a CDS encoding ABC transporter permease, whose translation is MGAIATFGRNDLRTVRRDSMLVTVMLGPFLYAAALWFLPALTGYIERTYAFDLVPYHSAIISAFCVLGPPLLLGAVLALQLLDERDQNTFAALRVTPVPPMTYPAYRAGVTIVLTTFSVLASLAISGRVDARTLVLSVPIALMAGVLAPVLGFVMSALGRNKIEGLAVMRVIGLAVFTVPMIPFFLLDSPWQLAFGVLPPYWPVRAFWSAYDGGTYWPYVAVGLLYNAAVAVALLRVVIKRLR
- a CDS encoding fluoroquinolone transporter permease — protein: MNGVLATAVRMDFHLQRRYGFWYATAFVVLLWIGVLQLVPDPLVGPAMPYLLMADLAFMMFFIAGAVFFEKGERTVFALLTTPLRFRHYLTAKLLTMSALALVTCVVVVLVDYGPGVAPFPFLAGVVLMTLLMLLAGFVTAPLFPSISEWILPSTLVLAVMNTPIIGYSGLYPHLAFALVPTDGPLLLLGAAFHQVELSTGQWVYALGYPVLWIAGLCLLARRVFHRHVITSEGGR
- a CDS encoding ABC transporter ATP-binding protein; this translates as MPVIEVDDLTFRYPKTAEPAVTGMSFAVDRGEVFGFLGPSGAGKSTTQKILTGLLTGHGGRVAVWDRDPADWGSEYYQRIGVSFELPNHYQKLTALENLQFFASLYSGPTEDPMALLEAVDLAASAHTRVGRFSKGMQMRLVFARALVHRPELLFLDEPTSGMDPVNARRVKNIVGDLREQGHTVFLTTHDMATAEELCDRVAFVVDGRIAALDTPTEHKVSRSKRTVRVTYRNGIDLEHKDFPLDGLADDETFRALAREHHIEALHSQEASLEDVFIDVTGRSLA
- a CDS encoding GbsR/MarR family transcriptional regulator, which gives rise to MGDSSEVAERLALALNQNGMQRMIARVLAAFLFSDRESVTAAELGETLGASAGSISGSITMLRTVGLIEPAPVPGSRRAHYRMRDDAWATMMSSQNAMVQVMQEIAEAGVASTPPGSPAARRLERMRDFYAYLFAELPALIERWKEQQDT
- a CDS encoding FAD-dependent monooxygenase, which produces MRVLVSGASIAGPVLAYWLSRHDFAVTVVERAPTPRKSGGHAVDLFRPAMEISERMGVLHRIEELATGTHRLIVTREGTARSVEIDLIKVFSAASDRHVEIMRDDLSEIYHDAARDDVEYVFGDWITAIAPDGSVTFEHGGHRRFDLVIGADGLHSGVRRIVFGDEARHTHLAGAYLAVLSVPKDLGRDGQMRMHIGVGREAAVYSAPHLTDARAVFLFRSDHELDYHHRDVPRQKELLRAAFAGMHPEADAWLRESERTPTFYFDSITQLQLDSWSRGLVTLVGDAGYCPGPAVGGSTSLAVLGAYVLAGELAAAGGDHERAYPAYEREMGELVRRSRAFARGVAKTLIPTSQLGVRALVGGARLLTALPTPISRAVAKANNKGLRLHDSMRVKDYPCGR
- a CDS encoding SAM-dependent methyltransferase → MNGRSASAQTALGPMVIAAAERYTPQRQRLFDDELAVRFLPPAVQWIVRACRWRPVRDLLVRATERSAPGMWGAMLCRKRYADDAVADALAAGIEQVVFLGAGLDTRAYRLVAPAGANAFELDQRANTDDKLRRLRAIYGRTPERVRVLPVDFEVDDLAAVLSAAGFDGGRPALFVWEAVTQYLTEESVRATFTFLAKAPTGSRLIFTYVRADFLDGTNLYGAGRLRERMTGRHDVWKFGIAPPDVAALLREYGWVEREQVGPAQYAARYLRPAGRDIPVSEIERFVRAEKA
- a CDS encoding GbsR/MarR family transcriptional regulator — translated: MNGDPPSADVLEWVERIAKYCADQDGLPLIAGRILGWLTVCVPPEQSAAQIAEAIGASRASLTTNLRLLTSVGFLGQVTRPGERTVYYRVDDAAWARVVQRQVQSLSAFGGILRDGLELVDGEHSSRMRTAHAVFSWLDDVFATAPPLPSGNDTTRRTRP
- the nhaA gene encoding Na+/H+ antiporter NhaA — its product is MAPPARSTPSLLARRSWPEVRRIGDILRAETVGGILLVAAAAVGLVWANSPWGEAYRWLADLRVGPAAWHLDLTLHAWAADGLLAIFFFVAGLELKREFVAGDLRDPRRAALPVAAAVGGMAVPALIYASINAAAGPDALVGWAIPTATDIAFALAVLAVISTHLPSALRTFLLTLAVVDDLLAITIIAVFYTETFDWGPLALALIPLGLFAVLVQRRVRSWWLLLPLAAATWVLVHESGVHATVAGVLLGFAVPVIRRSPGPGPGLAEHFEHRFRPLSSAVAVPIFAFFAAGVTVGGAAELGASLGDSVTLGIIVGLVVGKPVGVLGSTWLVQRFTRARLADDLGWTDVLGLALLAGIGFTVSLLIGELAFGEGSVRDEHVKIGVLLGSLLSALLATVVLRVRNRRYRRICVEEERDTDADGVPDVYETDQDRA
- a CDS encoding DUF3040 domain-containing protein, with amino-acid sequence MTASSTPGHDDHDALSEWERRALADIERGLIASDPRLVRELSRRRRYRSAPRWWPVSVPTTGLLLAGLLVLVLVGELLPASWWAVLGLVTVLVVVPWLLLAATEKNGWD